Proteins from one Pleuronectes platessa chromosome 16, fPlePla1.1, whole genome shotgun sequence genomic window:
- the smarca4a gene encoding SWI/SNF related, matrix associated, actin dependent regulator of chromatin, subfamily a, member 4a isoform X1, whose product MSTPDPPMGGTPRPGPSPGPGPSPGGMMGPSPSPGSTHSMMGPSPGPPGSGHPHPPQGPSGYPQENMHQMHKPMEAMHEKGMPDDPRYGQMKNMGMRPGGHSGMGPPPSPMDQHSQGYPSPLGGSEHAPSPGPANGPPSGPMMPVGPPGPVAGPMEGSGDPNQGMGQPNRGGPQGPVGPGGAGGGPVGAGGPGGPTPFNQNQLHQLRAQIMAYKMLARSQPLPDHLQMAVQGKRPMPGMQQQPMPNMPPSTGPGGGPGPGPGPGQANYNRPHGMVGPNMVPPGPSGVPPGMQGQPTNGPPKSWPEGPMVNAAAPSNPPQKLIPPQPTGRPSPAPPSVPPAASPVMPPQTQSPGQPAQPPPMMLHQKQNRITPIQKPRGLDPVEILQEREYRLQARIANRIQELENLPGSLAGDLRTKATIELKALRLLNFQRQLRQEVVVCMRRDTALETALNAKAYKRSKRQSLREARITEKLEKQQKIEQERKRRQKHQEYLNSILQHAKDFKEYHRSITAKLQKATKAVATYHANTEREQKKENERIEKERMRRLMAEDEEGYRKLIDQKKDKRLAYLLQQTDEYVANLTELVRAHKLVQALKDKKKKKKRKKPEAAEGRSSALGPDGEPLDETSQMSDLPVKLIHVDSGKILSGIEAPKAGQLETWLEMNPGYEVAPRSDSEASDSEDEYEDEEEEEVLPPPPPPPPPIVAPVEEKKKIPNPDSDEVSEVDVLHIIEHAKQDVDDEYSNASFERGLQSYYAVAHAVTEIVDKQSTLLINGQLKQYQIKGLEWLVSLYNNNLNGILADEMGLGKTIQTIALITYLMENKRLNGPFLIIVPLSTLSNWVYEFDKWAPSVHKISYKGSPAARRAFVPILRSGKFNVLLTTYEYIIKDKQVLAKLRWKYMIVDEGHRMKNHHCKLTQVLNTHYLAPRRVLLTGTPLQNKLPELWALLNFLLPTIFKSCTTFEQWFNAPFAMTGEKVDLNEEETILIIRRLHKVLRPFLLRRLKKEVEAQLPEKVEYVIKCDMSALQRVLYRHMQAKGVLLTDGSEKDKKGKGGTKTLMNTIMQLRKICNHPYMFQHIEESFSEHLGHSGGVVTGPDLYRSSGKFELLDRILPKLRVTDHKVLLFCQMTTLMTIMEDYFAFRGFKYLRLDGTTKAEDRGMLLKTFNDPASDYFVFLLSTRAGGLGLNLQSADTVVIFDSDWNPHQDLQAQDRAHRIGQTNEVRVLRLCTVNSVEEKILAAAKYKLNVDQKVIQAGMFDQKSSGCERRAFLQAILEHEEQDEGGARGGCRTRGAWEEDEVPDDETVNQMIARSEEEFELFMRMDLDRRREDARNPKRKPRLMEEDDMPSWILKDDAEVERLTCEEEEEKMFGRGSRARKEVDYSDSLTEKQWLKAIEEGNLEDIEEEVRHKKTTRKRKRDRDHDGPATPSSSSGRVRDKDEEVKKAKKRGRPPAEKLSPNPLSLTKKMKKTVDAVIKYKDSNGRQLSEVFVQLPSRKELPEYYELIRKPVDFRKIKERIRSHKYRGLNDLEKDVMLLCQNAQTFNLEGSLIYEDSIVLQSVFTSVRQKIEKEDESEGEESEEEEEELDEGSESEPRSVKVKIKLSRKEKGDRSGKGQRRRGRGARAKPVVSDDDSDEEQEEEHSASGSDDD is encoded by the exons ATGTCCACTCCTGACCCCCCGATGGGAGGGACACCTCGGCCGGGACCCTCCCCAGGCCCAGGGCCATCTCCAGGAGGCATGATGGGCCCGAGTCCATCACCAGGGTCAACCCACAGCATGATGGGGCCCAGTCCGGGGCCCCCTGGATCTGGgcacccccaccctccccaGGGACCCTCAGGATATCCTCAGGAAAACATGCACCAGATGCACAAA CCAATGGAAGCCATGCATGAGAAGGGAATGCCCGATGACCCTCGCTACGGGCAGATGAAGAACATGGGCATGAGACCAGGGGGGCACAGTGGTATGGGACCCCCTCCGAGCCCCATGGACCAACACTCTCAag GTTACCCGTCACCATTGGGTGGTTCAGAGCATGCACCGAGCCCTGGCCCAGCCAATGGCCCCCCCTCGGGCCCCATGATGCCCGTGGGTCCCCCCGGCCCCGTCGCTGGCCCTATGGAAGGCAGCGGTGACCCTAATCAGGGCATGGGTCAACCTAACCGTGGCGGTCCCCAGGGTCCAGTGGGACCAGGTGGAGCAGGAGGCGGACCTGTCGGTGCTGGTGGGCCAGGTGGGCCCACTCCTTTCAACCAGAACCAGTTGCACCAACTCAGGGCCCAGATCATGGCTTACAAGATGCTGGCCCGCAGTCAGCCCCTACCGGATCACCTGCAGATGGCTGTGCAGGGGAAGAGGCCCATGCCAGggatgcagcagcagcccatGCCTAACATGCCACCTTCTACCGGACCTGGAGGTGGGCCTGGACCCGGACCGGGACCAGGTCAAGCCAACTACAACAGACCACACG GCATGGTTGGTCCTAATATGGTCCCCCCCGGACCTTCAGGGGTTCCCCCAGGTATGCAAGGCCAGCCGACCAACGGACCTCCTAAATCCTGGCCTGAAG GACCAATGGTGAACGCTGCTGCTCCATCCAATCCTCCCCAGAAGTTGATTCCCCCTCAGCCCACTGGCAGACCCTCGCCCGCTCCTCCCTCTGTGCCCCCCGCTGCCTCCCCAGTCATGCCCCCTCAGACACAGTCCCCGGGTCAGCCTGCCCAGCCTCCTCCCATGATGCTGCACCAGAAGCAGAACCGCATTACCCCCATTCAAAAACCCCGCGGGCTGGACCCAGTGGAGATCCTCCAGGAAAGAGAatacag GCTACAGGCCCGTATCGCTAACCGCATCCAGGAGCTGGAGAACCTGCCCGGCTCTTTAGCTGGTGACCTGCGCACCAAGGCCACCATTGAGCTGAAGGCCCTGAGGCTGCTGAACTTCCAGAGACAG CTGCGTCAGGAGGTGGTGGTTTGCATGCGGCGTGACACGGCGTTGGAAACCGCCCTCAACGCTAAAGCCTACAAGCGCAGCAAGCGTCAGTCTCTACGTGAGGCCCGCATCACCGAGAAgctggagaagcagcagaagatcGAGCAGGAGCGCAAACGTCGTCAGAAACACCAG GAATACCTCAACAGCATCCTGCAGCACGCCAAGGACTTCAAGGAGTACCACCGCTCCATCACAGCGAAGCTCCAGAAGGCCACCAAGGCTGTGGCCACCTACCACGCCAACACCGAGCGAGAGCAGAAGAAAGAGAACGAGCGCATCGAGAAGGAGCGAATGCGGAGGCTGATG GCGGAAGATGAAGAGGGATATCGTAAACTTATCGACCAGAAGAAAGACAAGCGTCTGGCCTACCTGCTCCAGCAGACAGACGAGTACGTGGCCAACCTCACTGAGCTGGTGCGAGCCCACAAGCTCGTGCAAGCTCtcaaagacaagaagaagaagaagaaaaggaag AAGCCCGAGGCCGCAGAGGGTCGTTCTTCTGCTCTGGGACCTGATGGAGAG CCTTTAGATGAGACCAGTCAAATGAGCGACCTGCCTGTGAAGCTCATCCATGTTGACAGTGGAAAGATCCTGTCTGGGATTGAAGCACCTAAGGCTGGTCAGCTGGAGACCTGGCTTGAGATGAACCCAGG ATATGAAGTAGCCCCACGTTCAGACAGTGAAGCGAGTGATTCAGAAGACGAGTATGAGGATGAG gaggaagaggaagtgctgCCTCCGCCCCCGCCTCCGCCTCCACCCATTGTAGCTccagtggaggagaagaagaagattcccAACCCCGATAGTGACGAAGTATCTGAAGTGGACGTCCTGCACATCATCGA ACACGCCAAGCAGGATGTAGATGATGAGTACAGTAATGCTAGTTTCGAGCGAGGCCTGCAGTCCTACTACGCTGTGGCTCATGCTGTCACCGAGATAGTGGACAAGCAGTCCACGCTGCTGATCAACGGGCAGCTCAAGCAATACCAG ATCAAGGGTCTGGAGTGGCTGGTGTCACTTTACAACAACAACTTGAACGGCATCCTGGCCGACGAGATGGGTCTCGGAAAAACGATTCAGACCATCGCCCTCATCACTTACCTCATGGAGAACAAGCGCCTCAACGGGCCCTTCCTCATCATCGTACCTCTCTC AACTCTATCGAACTGGGTCTATGAGTTTGATAAGTGGGCGCCATCTGTCCACAAGATCTCCTACAAG GGGTCTCCCGCTGCTCGGCGTGCGTTTGTTCCCATCTTGCGCAGCGGCAAGTTCAACGTGCTGCTCACCACGTACGAGTACATCATCAAAGACAAACAAGTGCTAGCTAAG CTCCGTTGGAAGTACATGATTGTGGACGAGGGCCATCGTATGAAGAACCACCACTGTAAGCTCACCCAGGTCCTGAACACGCACTACCTGGCTCCACGGCGTGTGCTGCTCACGGGCACCCCGCTGCAGAACAAGCTCCCTGAGCTCTGGGCCCTGCTCAACTTCCTCCTGCCAACCATCTTCAAGAGCTGCACCACCTTTGAGCAGTGGTTCAACGCCCCCTTCGCCATGACTGGAGAGAAG GTTGACCTGAATGAAGAAGAGACCATTCTGATCATCCGTCGTCTACACAAGGTTCTCCGACCGTTCTTACTGCGCCGACTCAAGAAAGAAGTGGAGGCCCAGCTGCCAGAGAAG GTGGAGTATGTGATCAAGTGCGACATGTCCGCCCTGCAGAGGGTTCTGTACAGACACATGCAGGCCAAGGGAGTGCTGCTCACAGACGGCTCGGAAAAAGACAAGAAG GGTAAAGGAGGCACGAAGACCTTGATGAACACTATCATGCAGCTGAGGAAGATTTGCAACCACCCTTACATGTTCCAGCACATCGAG GAGTCGTTCTCTGAGCATCTCGGTCACTCTGGTGGAGTCGTCACTGG GCCTGACCTGTACCGCTCCTCGGGGAAGTTTGAGCTGCTGGACCGTATCCTGCCCAAGCTCAGGGTCACCGACCACAAGGTGCTGCTCTTCTGTCAGATGACCACACTCATGACCATCATGGAGGACTACTTTGCCTTCCGCGGCTTCAAGTACCTGCGTTTGGACG GAACCACCAAGGCGGAGGACCGCGGCATGCTGCTCAAGACCTTCAACGACCCGGCCTCTGATTACTTTGTGTTCCTGCTCAGTACCAGAGCTGGAGGCCTGGGCCTCAACCTGCAGTCTGCTGACACAGTGGTTATCTTCGACAGTGACTGGAACCCACATCAG GACCTGCAGGCGCAGGACAGAGCCCATCGAATCGGGCAGACCAACGAGGTGCGCGTCCTCCGCCTCTGCACCGTCAACAGCGTGGAGGAGAAGATTCTGGCCGCGGCAAAGTATAAACTGAACGTGGACCAGAAGGTCATCCAGGCCGGCATGTTCGACCAGAAGTCCTCCGGCTGTGAGCGACGGGCTTTCCTCCAGGCCATCCTGGAGCACGAGGAGCAGGACGAGGGGGGGGCTCGAGGTGGCTGCCGCACGAGGGGGGCGTGG gaggaggatgaggttcCTGATGATGAGACTGTCAACCAGATGATTGCCAGAAGTGAGGAGGAGTTTGAGCTGTTCATG cgCATGGATCTAGACCGACGCCGGGAGGACGCTCGCAATCCCAAGAGGAAACCTCGTCTGATGGAGGAAGACGATATGCCCAGCTGGATTCTGAAAGACGACGCTGAGGTTGAGAGGCTCAcgtgtgaagaggaggaggagaagatgttcGGCAGAGGTTCCCGCGCCCGGAAGGAGGTGGACTACAGCGACTCGCTCACGGAGAAGCAGTGGCTCAAG GCCATAGAGGAAGGTAATCTAGAGGACATTGAGGAGGAGGTGCGTCACAAAAAGACAACGAGAAAGCGCAAGAGAGACCGCGACCACGACGGCCCGGCCACGCCCAGCTCCAGCAGCGGCCGAGTGCGGGACAAGgacgaggaggtgaagaaggcaAAGAAACGTGGTCGCCCCCCCGCCGAGAAGCTCTCTCCCAACCCCCTGTCCCTCACCaaaaagatgaagaagacgGTTGACGCTGTGATCAAATACAAGGACAG caaTGGCCGACAGCTGAGTGAAGTGTTCGTCCAGCTGCCGTCTCGCAAGGAGCTGCCCGAGTACTACGAGCTGATCCGCAAACCTGTGGACTTCAGGAAGATCAAG GAGAGGATCAGGAGCCACAAGTACCGCGGCCTGAACGACCTGGAGAAGGACGTGATGCTGCTGTGTCAAAATGCACAGACCTTCAACCTGGAGGGGTCTCTG ATCTACGAGGATTCCATCGTGCTCCAGTCTGTCTTCACCAGCGTGAGGCAGAAGATCGAGAAGGAGGACGAGAGCgaaggagaggagagtgaggaagaggaggaggagctggatgaAGGCTCGGAGTCTGAAC CTCGTTCAGTGAAGGTGAAGATCAAGCTCAGCCGGAAAGAAAAGGGCGATCGTTCGGGAAAAGGTCAACGACGAAGAGGCCGCGGCGCTCGGGCCAAACCGGTGGTGAGCGACGACGACAGTgacgaggagcaggaggag GAGCATTCGGCCAGTGGCAGCGATGACGACTGA
- the smarca4a gene encoding SWI/SNF related, matrix associated, actin dependent regulator of chromatin, subfamily a, member 4a isoform X2 has product MSTPDPPMGGTPRPGPSPGPGPSPGGMMGPSPSPGSTHSMMGPSPGPPGSGHPHPPQGPSGYPQENMHQMHKPMEAMHEKGMPDDPRYGQMKNMGMRPGGHSGMGPPPSPMDQHSQGYPSPLGGSEHAPSPGPANGPPSGPMMPVGPPGPVAGPMEGSGDPNQGMGQPNRGGPQGPVGPGGAGGGPVGAGGPGGPTPFNQNQLHQLRAQIMAYKMLARSQPLPDHLQMAVQGKRPMPGMQQQPMPNMPPSTGPGGGPGPGPGPGQANYNRPHGMVGPNMVPPGPSGVPPGMQGQPTNGPPKSWPEGPMVNAAAPSNPPQKLIPPQPTGRPSPAPPSVPPAASPVMPPQTQSPGQPAQPPPMMLHQKQNRITPIQKPRGLDPVEILQEREYRLQARIANRIQELENLPGSLAGDLRTKATIELKALRLLNFQRQLRQEVVVCMRRDTALETALNAKAYKRSKRQSLREARITEKLEKQQKIEQERKRRQKHQEYLNSILQHAKDFKEYHRSITAKLQKATKAVATYHANTEREQKKENERIEKERMRRLMAEDEEGYRKLIDQKKDKRLAYLLQQTDEYVANLTELVRAHKLVQALKDKKKKKKRKKPEAAEGRSSALGPDGEPLDETSQMSDLPVKLIHVDSGKILSGIEAPKAGQLETWLEMNPGYEVAPRSDSEASDSEDEYEDEEEEVLPPPPPPPPPIVAPVEEKKKIPNPDSDEVSEVDVLHIIEHAKQDVDDEYSNASFERGLQSYYAVAHAVTEIVDKQSTLLINGQLKQYQIKGLEWLVSLYNNNLNGILADEMGLGKTIQTIALITYLMENKRLNGPFLIIVPLSTLSNWVYEFDKWAPSVHKISYKGSPAARRAFVPILRSGKFNVLLTTYEYIIKDKQVLAKLRWKYMIVDEGHRMKNHHCKLTQVLNTHYLAPRRVLLTGTPLQNKLPELWALLNFLLPTIFKSCTTFEQWFNAPFAMTGEKVDLNEEETILIIRRLHKVLRPFLLRRLKKEVEAQLPEKVEYVIKCDMSALQRVLYRHMQAKGVLLTDGSEKDKKGKGGTKTLMNTIMQLRKICNHPYMFQHIEESFSEHLGHSGGVVTGPDLYRSSGKFELLDRILPKLRVTDHKVLLFCQMTTLMTIMEDYFAFRGFKYLRLDGTTKAEDRGMLLKTFNDPASDYFVFLLSTRAGGLGLNLQSADTVVIFDSDWNPHQDLQAQDRAHRIGQTNEVRVLRLCTVNSVEEKILAAAKYKLNVDQKVIQAGMFDQKSSGCERRAFLQAILEHEEQDEGGARGGCRTRGAWEEDEVPDDETVNQMIARSEEEFELFMRMDLDRRREDARNPKRKPRLMEEDDMPSWILKDDAEVERLTCEEEEEKMFGRGSRARKEVDYSDSLTEKQWLKAIEEGNLEDIEEEVRHKKTTRKRKRDRDHDGPATPSSSSGRVRDKDEEVKKAKKRGRPPAEKLSPNPLSLTKKMKKTVDAVIKYKDSNGRQLSEVFVQLPSRKELPEYYELIRKPVDFRKIKERIRSHKYRGLNDLEKDVMLLCQNAQTFNLEGSLIYEDSIVLQSVFTSVRQKIEKEDESEGEESEEEEEELDEGSESEPRSVKVKIKLSRKEKGDRSGKGQRRRGRGARAKPVVSDDDSDEEQEEEHSASGSDDD; this is encoded by the exons ATGTCCACTCCTGACCCCCCGATGGGAGGGACACCTCGGCCGGGACCCTCCCCAGGCCCAGGGCCATCTCCAGGAGGCATGATGGGCCCGAGTCCATCACCAGGGTCAACCCACAGCATGATGGGGCCCAGTCCGGGGCCCCCTGGATCTGGgcacccccaccctccccaGGGACCCTCAGGATATCCTCAGGAAAACATGCACCAGATGCACAAA CCAATGGAAGCCATGCATGAGAAGGGAATGCCCGATGACCCTCGCTACGGGCAGATGAAGAACATGGGCATGAGACCAGGGGGGCACAGTGGTATGGGACCCCCTCCGAGCCCCATGGACCAACACTCTCAag GTTACCCGTCACCATTGGGTGGTTCAGAGCATGCACCGAGCCCTGGCCCAGCCAATGGCCCCCCCTCGGGCCCCATGATGCCCGTGGGTCCCCCCGGCCCCGTCGCTGGCCCTATGGAAGGCAGCGGTGACCCTAATCAGGGCATGGGTCAACCTAACCGTGGCGGTCCCCAGGGTCCAGTGGGACCAGGTGGAGCAGGAGGCGGACCTGTCGGTGCTGGTGGGCCAGGTGGGCCCACTCCTTTCAACCAGAACCAGTTGCACCAACTCAGGGCCCAGATCATGGCTTACAAGATGCTGGCCCGCAGTCAGCCCCTACCGGATCACCTGCAGATGGCTGTGCAGGGGAAGAGGCCCATGCCAGggatgcagcagcagcccatGCCTAACATGCCACCTTCTACCGGACCTGGAGGTGGGCCTGGACCCGGACCGGGACCAGGTCAAGCCAACTACAACAGACCACACG GCATGGTTGGTCCTAATATGGTCCCCCCCGGACCTTCAGGGGTTCCCCCAGGTATGCAAGGCCAGCCGACCAACGGACCTCCTAAATCCTGGCCTGAAG GACCAATGGTGAACGCTGCTGCTCCATCCAATCCTCCCCAGAAGTTGATTCCCCCTCAGCCCACTGGCAGACCCTCGCCCGCTCCTCCCTCTGTGCCCCCCGCTGCCTCCCCAGTCATGCCCCCTCAGACACAGTCCCCGGGTCAGCCTGCCCAGCCTCCTCCCATGATGCTGCACCAGAAGCAGAACCGCATTACCCCCATTCAAAAACCCCGCGGGCTGGACCCAGTGGAGATCCTCCAGGAAAGAGAatacag GCTACAGGCCCGTATCGCTAACCGCATCCAGGAGCTGGAGAACCTGCCCGGCTCTTTAGCTGGTGACCTGCGCACCAAGGCCACCATTGAGCTGAAGGCCCTGAGGCTGCTGAACTTCCAGAGACAG CTGCGTCAGGAGGTGGTGGTTTGCATGCGGCGTGACACGGCGTTGGAAACCGCCCTCAACGCTAAAGCCTACAAGCGCAGCAAGCGTCAGTCTCTACGTGAGGCCCGCATCACCGAGAAgctggagaagcagcagaagatcGAGCAGGAGCGCAAACGTCGTCAGAAACACCAG GAATACCTCAACAGCATCCTGCAGCACGCCAAGGACTTCAAGGAGTACCACCGCTCCATCACAGCGAAGCTCCAGAAGGCCACCAAGGCTGTGGCCACCTACCACGCCAACACCGAGCGAGAGCAGAAGAAAGAGAACGAGCGCATCGAGAAGGAGCGAATGCGGAGGCTGATG GCGGAAGATGAAGAGGGATATCGTAAACTTATCGACCAGAAGAAAGACAAGCGTCTGGCCTACCTGCTCCAGCAGACAGACGAGTACGTGGCCAACCTCACTGAGCTGGTGCGAGCCCACAAGCTCGTGCAAGCTCtcaaagacaagaagaagaagaagaaaaggaag AAGCCCGAGGCCGCAGAGGGTCGTTCTTCTGCTCTGGGACCTGATGGAGAG CCTTTAGATGAGACCAGTCAAATGAGCGACCTGCCTGTGAAGCTCATCCATGTTGACAGTGGAAAGATCCTGTCTGGGATTGAAGCACCTAAGGCTGGTCAGCTGGAGACCTGGCTTGAGATGAACCCAGG ATATGAAGTAGCCCCACGTTCAGACAGTGAAGCGAGTGATTCAGAAGACGAGTATGAGGATGAG gaagaggaagtgctgCCTCCGCCCCCGCCTCCGCCTCCACCCATTGTAGCTccagtggaggagaagaagaagattcccAACCCCGATAGTGACGAAGTATCTGAAGTGGACGTCCTGCACATCATCGA ACACGCCAAGCAGGATGTAGATGATGAGTACAGTAATGCTAGTTTCGAGCGAGGCCTGCAGTCCTACTACGCTGTGGCTCATGCTGTCACCGAGATAGTGGACAAGCAGTCCACGCTGCTGATCAACGGGCAGCTCAAGCAATACCAG ATCAAGGGTCTGGAGTGGCTGGTGTCACTTTACAACAACAACTTGAACGGCATCCTGGCCGACGAGATGGGTCTCGGAAAAACGATTCAGACCATCGCCCTCATCACTTACCTCATGGAGAACAAGCGCCTCAACGGGCCCTTCCTCATCATCGTACCTCTCTC AACTCTATCGAACTGGGTCTATGAGTTTGATAAGTGGGCGCCATCTGTCCACAAGATCTCCTACAAG GGGTCTCCCGCTGCTCGGCGTGCGTTTGTTCCCATCTTGCGCAGCGGCAAGTTCAACGTGCTGCTCACCACGTACGAGTACATCATCAAAGACAAACAAGTGCTAGCTAAG CTCCGTTGGAAGTACATGATTGTGGACGAGGGCCATCGTATGAAGAACCACCACTGTAAGCTCACCCAGGTCCTGAACACGCACTACCTGGCTCCACGGCGTGTGCTGCTCACGGGCACCCCGCTGCAGAACAAGCTCCCTGAGCTCTGGGCCCTGCTCAACTTCCTCCTGCCAACCATCTTCAAGAGCTGCACCACCTTTGAGCAGTGGTTCAACGCCCCCTTCGCCATGACTGGAGAGAAG GTTGACCTGAATGAAGAAGAGACCATTCTGATCATCCGTCGTCTACACAAGGTTCTCCGACCGTTCTTACTGCGCCGACTCAAGAAAGAAGTGGAGGCCCAGCTGCCAGAGAAG GTGGAGTATGTGATCAAGTGCGACATGTCCGCCCTGCAGAGGGTTCTGTACAGACACATGCAGGCCAAGGGAGTGCTGCTCACAGACGGCTCGGAAAAAGACAAGAAG GGTAAAGGAGGCACGAAGACCTTGATGAACACTATCATGCAGCTGAGGAAGATTTGCAACCACCCTTACATGTTCCAGCACATCGAG GAGTCGTTCTCTGAGCATCTCGGTCACTCTGGTGGAGTCGTCACTGG GCCTGACCTGTACCGCTCCTCGGGGAAGTTTGAGCTGCTGGACCGTATCCTGCCCAAGCTCAGGGTCACCGACCACAAGGTGCTGCTCTTCTGTCAGATGACCACACTCATGACCATCATGGAGGACTACTTTGCCTTCCGCGGCTTCAAGTACCTGCGTTTGGACG GAACCACCAAGGCGGAGGACCGCGGCATGCTGCTCAAGACCTTCAACGACCCGGCCTCTGATTACTTTGTGTTCCTGCTCAGTACCAGAGCTGGAGGCCTGGGCCTCAACCTGCAGTCTGCTGACACAGTGGTTATCTTCGACAGTGACTGGAACCCACATCAG GACCTGCAGGCGCAGGACAGAGCCCATCGAATCGGGCAGACCAACGAGGTGCGCGTCCTCCGCCTCTGCACCGTCAACAGCGTGGAGGAGAAGATTCTGGCCGCGGCAAAGTATAAACTGAACGTGGACCAGAAGGTCATCCAGGCCGGCATGTTCGACCAGAAGTCCTCCGGCTGTGAGCGACGGGCTTTCCTCCAGGCCATCCTGGAGCACGAGGAGCAGGACGAGGGGGGGGCTCGAGGTGGCTGCCGCACGAGGGGGGCGTGG gaggaggatgaggttcCTGATGATGAGACTGTCAACCAGATGATTGCCAGAAGTGAGGAGGAGTTTGAGCTGTTCATG cgCATGGATCTAGACCGACGCCGGGAGGACGCTCGCAATCCCAAGAGGAAACCTCGTCTGATGGAGGAAGACGATATGCCCAGCTGGATTCTGAAAGACGACGCTGAGGTTGAGAGGCTCAcgtgtgaagaggaggaggagaagatgttcGGCAGAGGTTCCCGCGCCCGGAAGGAGGTGGACTACAGCGACTCGCTCACGGAGAAGCAGTGGCTCAAG GCCATAGAGGAAGGTAATCTAGAGGACATTGAGGAGGAGGTGCGTCACAAAAAGACAACGAGAAAGCGCAAGAGAGACCGCGACCACGACGGCCCGGCCACGCCCAGCTCCAGCAGCGGCCGAGTGCGGGACAAGgacgaggaggtgaagaaggcaAAGAAACGTGGTCGCCCCCCCGCCGAGAAGCTCTCTCCCAACCCCCTGTCCCTCACCaaaaagatgaagaagacgGTTGACGCTGTGATCAAATACAAGGACAG caaTGGCCGACAGCTGAGTGAAGTGTTCGTCCAGCTGCCGTCTCGCAAGGAGCTGCCCGAGTACTACGAGCTGATCCGCAAACCTGTGGACTTCAGGAAGATCAAG GAGAGGATCAGGAGCCACAAGTACCGCGGCCTGAACGACCTGGAGAAGGACGTGATGCTGCTGTGTCAAAATGCACAGACCTTCAACCTGGAGGGGTCTCTG ATCTACGAGGATTCCATCGTGCTCCAGTCTGTCTTCACCAGCGTGAGGCAGAAGATCGAGAAGGAGGACGAGAGCgaaggagaggagagtgaggaagaggaggaggagctggatgaAGGCTCGGAGTCTGAAC CTCGTTCAGTGAAGGTGAAGATCAAGCTCAGCCGGAAAGAAAAGGGCGATCGTTCGGGAAAAGGTCAACGACGAAGAGGCCGCGGCGCTCGGGCCAAACCGGTGGTGAGCGACGACGACAGTgacgaggagcaggaggag GAGCATTCGGCCAGTGGCAGCGATGACGACTGA
- the smarca4a gene encoding SWI/SNF related, matrix associated, actin dependent regulator of chromatin, subfamily a, member 4a isoform X3, with translation MIARSEEEFELFMRMDLDRRREDARNPKRKPRLMEEDDMPSWILKDDAEVERLTCEEEEEKMFGRGSRARKEVDYSDSLTEKQWLKAIEEGNLEDIEEEVRHKKTTRKRKRDRDHDGPATPSSSSGRVRDKDEEVKKAKKRGRPPAEKLSPNPLSLTKKMKKTVDAVIKYKDSNGRQLSEVFVQLPSRKELPEYYELIRKPVDFRKIKERIRSHKYRGLNDLEKDVMLLCQNAQTFNLEGSLIYEDSIVLQSVFTSVRQKIEKEDESEGEESEEEEEELDEGSESEPRSVKVKIKLSRKEKGDRSGKGQRRRGRGARAKPVVSDDDSDEEQEEEHSASGSDDD, from the exons ATGATTGCCAGAAGTGAGGAGGAGTTTGAGCTGTTCATG cgCATGGATCTAGACCGACGCCGGGAGGACGCTCGCAATCCCAAGAGGAAACCTCGTCTGATGGAGGAAGACGATATGCCCAGCTGGATTCTGAAAGACGACGCTGAGGTTGAGAGGCTCAcgtgtgaagaggaggaggagaagatgttcGGCAGAGGTTCCCGCGCCCGGAAGGAGGTGGACTACAGCGACTCGCTCACGGAGAAGCAGTGGCTCAAG GCCATAGAGGAAGGTAATCTAGAGGACATTGAGGAGGAGGTGCGTCACAAAAAGACAACGAGAAAGCGCAAGAGAGACCGCGACCACGACGGCCCGGCCACGCCCAGCTCCAGCAGCGGCCGAGTGCGGGACAAGgacgaggaggtgaagaaggcaAAGAAACGTGGTCGCCCCCCCGCCGAGAAGCTCTCTCCCAACCCCCTGTCCCTCACCaaaaagatgaagaagacgGTTGACGCTGTGATCAAATACAAGGACAG caaTGGCCGACAGCTGAGTGAAGTGTTCGTCCAGCTGCCGTCTCGCAAGGAGCTGCCCGAGTACTACGAGCTGATCCGCAAACCTGTGGACTTCAGGAAGATCAAG GAGAGGATCAGGAGCCACAAGTACCGCGGCCTGAACGACCTGGAGAAGGACGTGATGCTGCTGTGTCAAAATGCACAGACCTTCAACCTGGAGGGGTCTCTG ATCTACGAGGATTCCATCGTGCTCCAGTCTGTCTTCACCAGCGTGAGGCAGAAGATCGAGAAGGAGGACGAGAGCgaaggagaggagagtgaggaagaggaggaggagctggatgaAGGCTCGGAGTCTGAAC CTCGTTCAGTGAAGGTGAAGATCAAGCTCAGCCGGAAAGAAAAGGGCGATCGTTCGGGAAAAGGTCAACGACGAAGAGGCCGCGGCGCTCGGGCCAAACCGGTGGTGAGCGACGACGACAGTgacgaggagcaggaggag GAGCATTCGGCCAGTGGCAGCGATGACGACTGA